From Silvimonas iriomotensis, a single genomic window includes:
- the ssuD gene encoding FMNH2-dependent alkanesulfonate monooxygenase gives MSLNVFWFLPTHGDGRYLGTGHGARSVNHHYLKQIAQAADELGYYGVLIPTGRSCEDAWVVASSLAPLTERLRYLVAIRPGIVSPTVSARMAATLDRISNGRVLINVVTGGDPDEQAGDGIWLDHNERYEVTDEFLKIWRGVLEGESVDFEGKHLKVKGAKTLYPPVQTPYPPLYFGGSSDAAVDLAAEQVDVYLTWGEPPAAVAEKITVVREKAEKLGRKVKFGIRLHVIVRETAEAAWAAADELISHVTDDTIAAAQKAFSRFDSVGQQRMAALHGGRRDKLEVSPNLWAGVGLVRGGAGTALVGSPEEVAARIKEYADLGIESFIFSGYPHLEEAYRFAELVFPLLPLSEQTRAPAKANLTGPFGEIVGNDLPPAVRAAAAS, from the coding sequence ATGAGTCTGAACGTTTTCTGGTTTCTGCCCACCCACGGCGACGGCCGCTATCTGGGCACCGGCCACGGCGCCCGCAGCGTCAACCACCATTACCTTAAACAGATTGCCCAGGCCGCCGATGAACTGGGTTACTACGGCGTACTGATCCCGACCGGCCGTTCTTGCGAAGACGCCTGGGTAGTGGCCAGCAGCCTGGCACCGCTGACCGAACGCCTGCGCTACCTCGTCGCCATCCGCCCCGGCATCGTCTCGCCCACCGTCTCGGCCCGCATGGCTGCCACGCTGGACCGAATCTCCAACGGCCGCGTGCTGATCAACGTGGTCACCGGTGGCGATCCGGACGAACAAGCCGGCGATGGCATCTGGCTGGATCACAACGAGCGCTATGAAGTCACCGACGAGTTCCTGAAAATCTGGCGCGGTGTGCTGGAAGGCGAATCGGTGGATTTTGAAGGCAAGCACCTGAAAGTCAAAGGCGCCAAAACGCTGTACCCGCCAGTGCAAACGCCCTACCCACCGCTGTACTTTGGCGGCTCGTCCGATGCGGCCGTTGACCTGGCCGCCGAGCAAGTCGATGTCTACCTGACCTGGGGCGAACCACCCGCCGCCGTGGCCGAGAAAATCACCGTCGTGCGCGAAAAAGCCGAAAAACTGGGCCGCAAGGTCAAGTTCGGCATCCGCTTGCACGTCATCGTGCGCGAAACCGCCGAGGCCGCCTGGGCCGCCGCAGACGAACTGATCAGCCACGTCACCGACGACACCATTGCCGCCGCACAAAAAGCATTCAGCCGCTTCGATTCCGTTGGCCAGCAACGCATGGCCGCACTGCACGGCGGCCGCCGCGACAAGCTGGAAGTCTCGCCCAACCTGTGGGCAGGCGTAGGCCTCGTGCGCGGCGGCGCCGGTACTGCACTGGTCGGTAGCCCGGAAGAAGTGGCGGCACGGATCAAGGAATACGCAGATCTGGGGATCGAAAGCTTTATTTTCAGCGGCTATCCGCACCTGGAAGAGGCTTACCGGTTTGCCGAACTGGTGTTCCCCTTGTTGCCTTTGTCTGAGCAGACCCGTGCGCCGGCGAAGGCGAATTTGACGGGGCCGTTTGGGGAGATTGTGGGGAATGATTTGCCGCCGGCGGTGAGGGCAGCAGCTGCCAGCTGA